One part of the Brevundimonas sp. NIBR11 genome encodes these proteins:
- a CDS encoding acetyl-CoA C-acyltransferase, translated as MTAYILDAVRTPRAKARPDGGLASLKPHELVGGLIDALDDRNGGAARKVDALILGAVGQVGAQGANVALVSKMHAGLPDDAYAFSLNNYCVSGLTAIGQAAQMVEAGGAKTVLAGGVEMMSRVPFMGDKADYYEDASFPPRTRYIPVVVAADRLAEDIGVSREEMDAAALISQQKTAAAEGTPLVKSRIAMNGLDKEEPARASTTAESLAAMPAAFGALGQQYAAALEGRVIDHRHTVAHAPPMCDGAGLAIVTGEATGARAKIVAYAEAGGDPAASLTAGFTAMDRALTKANLTLDDMDRIEFMEAFAVTIVKFMRERNVDPDKVNVGGGHMAKGHPMGATGAILLSSLLDALDACEGRYGLVVAHGAQGVGSAMIVERLG; from the coding sequence ATGACCGCCTACATCCTCGACGCCGTCCGCACGCCGCGCGCCAAGGCCCGCCCCGACGGCGGCCTGGCCTCGCTGAAGCCGCATGAGCTTGTCGGCGGCCTGATCGACGCCCTGGACGACCGCAACGGCGGCGCCGCGCGGAAGGTCGACGCCCTGATCCTGGGCGCCGTCGGACAGGTGGGGGCGCAAGGCGCCAACGTCGCCCTGGTGTCCAAGATGCACGCCGGACTGCCCGACGACGCCTATGCCTTCTCGCTCAACAACTACTGCGTCTCGGGCCTGACCGCGATCGGGCAGGCGGCCCAGATGGTCGAGGCGGGCGGGGCGAAGACAGTTCTGGCCGGCGGCGTCGAGATGATGTCGCGGGTCCCTTTCATGGGCGACAAGGCCGACTACTACGAGGACGCCAGCTTCCCGCCGCGCACCCGGTACATCCCCGTCGTCGTCGCCGCCGACCGTCTGGCCGAGGACATCGGGGTGTCGCGCGAGGAGATGGACGCCGCCGCCCTGATTTCCCAGCAGAAGACGGCGGCGGCCGAGGGCACGCCGCTGGTGAAGTCGCGCATCGCCATGAACGGTCTCGACAAGGAAGAGCCGGCCCGCGCCTCGACCACCGCCGAGAGCCTGGCCGCCATGCCGGCCGCCTTCGGAGCCTTGGGCCAACAGTACGCCGCGGCGCTGGAAGGCCGGGTCATCGACCATCGGCACACCGTCGCGCACGCCCCGCCCATGTGCGACGGCGCCGGCCTCGCCATCGTCACGGGAGAAGCGACTGGCGCGCGGGCGAAGATCGTCGCCTATGCCGAGGCCGGGGGCGATCCGGCGGCGTCGCTGACGGCTGGCTTCACCGCCATGGACCGGGCGCTGACGAAGGCGAACCTGACCCTGGACGACATGGACCGGATCGAGTTCATGGAGGCCTTCGCCGTCACCATCGTCAAATTCATGCGTGAGCGGAACGTCGACCCCGACAAGGTCAATGTCGGCGGCGGCCACATGGCCAAGGGTCATCCGATGGGGGCGACGGGCGCCATCCTGCTGTCGTCCCTGCTCGATGCGCTGGACGCCTGCGAAGGCCGCTACGGTCTCGTCGTGGCGCACGGCGCGCAGGGTGTCGGTTCGGCCATGATCGTGGAGCGTTTGGGCTGA
- a CDS encoding carotenoid oxygenase family protein: MADDAAVARRISTGELTGLNTLNPYVQGLYEPVAVETTALELPVIGEIPKDLHGSFVRNGPNPHEAPEGMHHWFDGDGMIHAVFFENGKVEYRNRYVGTDDYRAEKAGLDIGAGGVLRPSSKSRPDSKRGELVYKDTANTDLVFHNGSLMALWYISGKPVRVGARTLETLGNETFGGALPRHVSAHGKVDPRTGEFCFFDYSLTEPWMTYGVVDRNNVLTNFQRVDLPGPRLPHDMGLTENYVILHDLPVVFTEGGLRNHMWQIKVADQPARFGVAPKYGTGDQIRWFETETCYIYHVANAWEDGDEVVMTACMMTPNGFPPNPEYGPYASMVNVLALNAVPVEWRMNMVTGEVRKRQLDDRIGEFPVINLDYTGAKSKWSYHVSIAPEELQRFDGLLKYDLGTGQAQEYKFADGVGGSEPAFAPRIGATSEDDGYVIVFATAPDGTSEVQVLNAQDFDKGPIARIPLPARVPAGFHGTWAPGDQIAA; this comes from the coding sequence ATGGCCGACGACGCCGCCGTAGCCCGCAGGATCTCGACCGGCGAACTGACCGGCCTCAACACCCTGAACCCCTATGTTCAGGGTCTGTACGAACCCGTGGCCGTCGAGACGACGGCGCTGGAACTGCCCGTCATCGGAGAAATTCCCAAGGACCTGCACGGCAGCTTCGTCCGCAACGGCCCGAACCCGCATGAGGCGCCCGAGGGGATGCACCACTGGTTCGACGGCGACGGCATGATCCACGCCGTCTTTTTCGAGAACGGCAAGGTAGAGTACCGCAACCGCTACGTCGGGACCGACGACTATCGCGCCGAGAAGGCCGGCCTCGACATCGGCGCGGGCGGGGTGCTGCGGCCCTCCTCGAAATCGCGTCCGGATTCGAAGCGCGGCGAGCTGGTCTACAAGGACACGGCCAACACCGATCTGGTCTTCCACAACGGCTCGCTGATGGCCCTGTGGTACATCTCCGGCAAACCGGTGCGCGTCGGTGCGCGCACGCTCGAAACCCTCGGCAACGAGACCTTCGGCGGCGCCCTGCCCCGCCACGTCTCGGCCCACGGCAAGGTCGATCCGCGCACGGGCGAGTTCTGCTTCTTCGACTATTCCCTGACCGAGCCGTGGATGACCTATGGCGTCGTCGATCGGAACAACGTCCTGACCAACTTCCAGCGCGTCGACCTTCCCGGACCGCGCCTGCCGCACGACATGGGGCTGACCGAAAACTACGTCATCCTGCACGACCTGCCGGTAGTCTTCACCGAGGGCGGGCTGCGCAATCACATGTGGCAGATCAAGGTCGCCGATCAGCCGGCCCGCTTCGGCGTCGCGCCGAAATACGGCACGGGCGACCAGATCAGATGGTTCGAGACCGAGACATGCTACATCTACCACGTCGCCAATGCCTGGGAGGACGGCGACGAGGTGGTCATGACCGCCTGTATGATGACGCCGAACGGCTTTCCTCCGAACCCGGAATACGGCCCCTATGCCTCGATGGTGAACGTGCTGGCGCTGAACGCCGTGCCGGTCGAATGGCGGATGAACATGGTCACCGGCGAGGTGAGGAAGCGCCAGCTCGACGACCGCATCGGCGAGTTCCCGGTCATCAACCTCGACTACACGGGCGCCAAATCGAAGTGGTCCTACCACGTCTCGATAGCGCCGGAGGAACTGCAGCGGTTCGACGGCCTGCTGAAATACGACCTCGGCACGGGTCAGGCTCAGGAGTACAAATTCGCCGACGGCGTCGGCGGCTCGGAGCCCGCCTTCGCCCCCCGCATTGGCGCGACGTCCGAGGACGACGGCTATGTCATCGTCTTCGCCACGGCGCCGGACGGGACGTCGGAGGTCCAGGTCCTGAACGCCCAGGACTTCGACAAGGGACCGATCGCCCGCATCCCCCTGCCCGCCCGCGTGCCCGCCGGCTTCCACGGCACCTGGGCGCCCGGCGACCAGATCGCGGCCTGA
- a CDS encoding TonB-dependent receptor: MKTIIGKTASAAVLILAAGLASPSFAQSASQDDAASLDDVIVTAQRREQSLQDVPIAITAFNAETLERTAATGIQDVAAKAPGVTLTQFNIGEPQLYIRGVGTTSDSAASDPSIGVSIDEVSIGRAGGSSLAFLDIERVEVLRGPQGTLYGRNASGGALNIYTNKPKFEDTTMALLRYGSFNEWGGEAVINRMMGETSAARLAVRVNSNDGYAENVPSGRGLEGGRQYGARLSLSSQNGAWSLLGQVDVSRDRMDGHARIPVTAAGTAPAFVTLINSLRTGLDVRQSYSSPDNYQDRDNWGALVRVGYEAEAFDVVSLTSYRDNEYGWRDNLGGLPFPNFPLMVDDRATEDASQFSQEFRLVSKPDSPVSWVAGLYYFSEDVDRSERFIVQAALPIAPPSFGGDTTFNQTAQNTSYAAFGQATIPFASIWELTLGARWTHDERDIHQVALDNENGANPPVGIPLGPTGQPYNVRANAEFEEPTWKIALAVEPFDNVRLYASYDRGYKAGSFASGAQTAAQAGTPLRSELLDNYELGLKSTIMDGRLRFNAAAFKLEYDDLQVYELLGLNLVTSNAQAEVNGYEIESAFAVSNTITIGGSYTSLDAKYTSNAVSGASVLPYNGLTLPRSPDSQYTLYADGEWDMWGGALAARVDYQWTDDIFFDPSNNPEVRSPAHSLVSAYASWEAANGVKIAVYGKNLGDTEYQQHIIKNVGVGFSVFGPPRSYGIAVSRSF, translated from the coding sequence ATGAAGACCATCATCGGGAAGACCGCGTCCGCCGCCGTGCTGATCCTGGCCGCCGGTCTCGCATCGCCCAGCTTCGCCCAGTCGGCGTCTCAGGACGACGCCGCCTCGCTGGACGACGTCATCGTCACCGCCCAGCGCCGCGAGCAGTCGCTGCAGGATGTGCCGATCGCCATCACCGCCTTCAACGCCGAGACGCTGGAGCGGACGGCGGCGACGGGCATTCAGGACGTGGCGGCCAAGGCGCCGGGCGTGACCCTGACCCAATTCAACATCGGCGAGCCGCAGCTCTATATCCGCGGTGTCGGCACCACGTCCGACTCGGCCGCCAGCGACCCGTCTATCGGCGTGTCGATCGACGAGGTTTCCATCGGTCGTGCGGGCGGCAGTTCTCTGGCCTTCCTCGACATCGAGCGCGTGGAGGTTCTCCGCGGACCTCAAGGCACCCTGTATGGCCGCAACGCCTCGGGCGGCGCGCTGAACATCTATACGAACAAGCCGAAGTTCGAAGACACGACCATGGCGCTGCTGCGCTACGGCAGCTTCAACGAATGGGGCGGCGAGGCGGTGATCAACCGCATGATGGGCGAGACCTCGGCTGCCCGTCTGGCCGTGCGCGTCAACTCCAACGACGGTTATGCCGAGAACGTGCCTTCGGGCCGCGGACTTGAGGGCGGCCGCCAGTATGGCGCTCGTCTGTCGCTGTCGAGCCAGAACGGCGCCTGGAGCCTGCTGGGCCAGGTCGACGTCTCGCGCGACCGCATGGACGGCCACGCCCGTATCCCCGTGACCGCCGCCGGCACCGCGCCAGCCTTCGTCACCCTGATCAACAGCCTGCGCACCGGGCTGGACGTGCGCCAGAGCTATTCTTCGCCGGACAACTATCAGGACCGCGACAACTGGGGCGCGCTGGTGCGGGTCGGCTATGAAGCCGAGGCCTTCGACGTCGTGTCGCTGACCTCTTATCGCGACAACGAGTACGGCTGGCGCGACAACCTGGGCGGCCTGCCCTTCCCGAACTTCCCGCTGATGGTCGACGACCGCGCGACCGAGGACGCCAGCCAGTTCAGCCAGGAATTCCGCCTGGTCTCGAAACCGGACTCGCCCGTCAGCTGGGTCGCCGGCCTCTACTACTTCAGCGAGGACGTGGACCGGTCGGAACGCTTCATCGTCCAGGCGGCCCTGCCGATCGCACCCCCGTCGTTCGGCGGCGACACCACCTTCAACCAGACCGCCCAGAACACCAGCTACGCCGCCTTCGGCCAAGCGACGATTCCGTTCGCCAGCATCTGGGAACTGACGCTCGGCGCTCGCTGGACGCACGACGAACGCGACATCCATCAGGTCGCCCTGGACAACGAGAACGGCGCCAATCCGCCCGTCGGCATTCCGCTGGGACCGACGGGCCAACCCTACAATGTCCGCGCCAACGCCGAGTTCGAGGAGCCGACCTGGAAGATCGCCCTGGCGGTCGAGCCGTTCGACAACGTGCGCCTCTATGCCTCCTACGACCGCGGCTACAAGGCGGGCTCCTTCGCCTCGGGCGCTCAAACCGCCGCGCAGGCGGGGACGCCGCTCCGTTCGGAACTGCTCGACAACTACGAGCTGGGCCTGAAGTCGACGATCATGGACGGCCGGCTGCGCTTCAACGCCGCCGCCTTCAAGCTCGAGTACGACGACCTGCAGGTCTATGAGCTGCTGGGCCTGAACCTGGTCACGTCCAACGCCCAGGCCGAGGTCAACGGCTATGAGATCGAGAGCGCCTTCGCCGTCTCGAACACCATCACCATCGGCGGCTCCTATACGTCGCTGGACGCCAAATACACGTCGAACGCCGTCTCGGGCGCGTCGGTCCTGCCCTACAACGGCCTGACCCTGCCGCGTTCGCCGGACAGCCAGTACACCCTCTACGCCGACGGCGAGTGGGACATGTGGGGCGGCGCCCTGGCGGCCCGCGTCGACTATCAGTGGACGGACGACATCTTCTTCGACCCGTCGAACAACCCGGAGGTCCGCTCGCCGGCGCACAGCCTGGTCAGCGCCTACGCCTCGTGGGAAGCCGCCAACGGGGTGAAGATCGCCGTCTACGGCAAGAACCTGGGCGACACCGAATACCAGCAACACATCATCAAGAACGTGGGCGTGGGCTTCAGCGTCTTCGGCCCGCCGCGCAGCTACGGCATCGCCGTCAGCCGCAGCTTCTGA
- a CDS encoding helix-turn-helix domain-containing protein, whose amino-acid sequence MTLPSTRDLIMGNPVARAFAVTGDAWTQLILREAFYGARRFSQWRDRLGMPRSVLTDRLNRLTAAGLLEQREAKGSATRLEYRLTEMGLDMFGVAVMQGQWERKWARSPLQERYAMAFYDRETGAKIEPAVFDHEGGRPIEMHHVRWEAGEGLTPIAPPTSRRRRTQPIETDRAIIDRSTDIMGDYWSWAVLAAAFFRLRRFDEIHEALGVATNILADRLKTMVLQGVLEKRLYQKAPPRFEYRLTEAGRDLYPMIMAMHGWSERWLCPDGSPLRLVETDTNEPISAVVCDLATGKKIDPRAIRWEVEAATPVETSAA is encoded by the coding sequence GTGACGCTTCCCTCCACCCGCGACCTGATCATGGGCAATCCTGTGGCCCGCGCCTTCGCCGTGACCGGCGACGCCTGGACCCAGTTGATCCTGCGCGAGGCCTTTTATGGCGCACGCCGGTTCTCGCAGTGGCGCGACCGACTGGGCATGCCCCGCAGCGTCCTGACCGACCGGCTGAACCGGCTGACGGCGGCGGGGCTGCTGGAACAGCGCGAGGCGAAGGGGTCGGCGACGCGGCTGGAATACCGGCTGACCGAGATGGGGCTCGACATGTTCGGGGTTGCGGTCATGCAGGGCCAGTGGGAGCGGAAATGGGCGCGCTCGCCGCTCCAGGAACGCTACGCCATGGCCTTCTACGACCGGGAGACGGGCGCGAAGATCGAGCCCGCCGTCTTCGACCACGAGGGCGGACGGCCGATCGAGATGCACCATGTGCGCTGGGAGGCGGGCGAGGGTCTGACCCCCATCGCGCCCCCGACCTCGCGCCGGCGCCGGACCCAGCCGATCGAGACCGACCGCGCCATCATCGACCGCTCGACCGACATCATGGGCGACTACTGGAGCTGGGCCGTCCTGGCGGCCGCCTTCTTCCGCCTGCGCCGCTTCGACGAGATCCATGAGGCGCTGGGCGTGGCGACCAACATCCTGGCCGATCGGCTGAAGACGATGGTGCTGCAGGGAGTTCTGGAGAAGCGCCTCTACCAGAAGGCGCCGCCACGGTTCGAATACCGGCTGACCGAGGCCGGCCGCGACCTCTATCCGATGATCATGGCCATGCACGGGTGGTCGGAACGCTGGCTGTGCCCGGACGGGTCGCCGCTGCGGCTGGTCGAGACCGACACCAATGAGCCGATCTCGGCGGTGGTCTGCGATCTGGCGACGGGCAAGAAGATCGATCCGCGCGCGATCCGCTGGGAGGTGGAGGCGGCGACGCCGGTCGAAACCAGCGCCGCCTGA
- a CDS encoding SDR family NAD(P)-dependent oxidoreductase, translating to MADRSLENRVVVVTGAGRGLGLAYALDLATRGASVVVNTRPKAEGQPASADAVAQRIRDAGGKAVACALAVEQEGAGDRLLAASLEAFGRIDGLINNAGVPEAMSLHKQSVEQVRGVFDINFFGTLTATLPLYRHMREQGSGRIVMTTSAAGLHGVHGMAAYSASKAAVIGLMRVIALEGVSKGVHANAVAPYALTGMTEKYVDDATAAAMPAELVAPVVSWLVSESCLLNGETIVAGAGKVRPAYRVEGPGLDFGRDTDIPLAAFDAVRETLMSAENWTRPYDGNTAFEEFLAASPPKA from the coding sequence ATGGCCGACCGATCGTTGGAAAACCGTGTTGTCGTCGTCACGGGGGCGGGGCGTGGCCTGGGCCTGGCCTATGCGCTCGATCTGGCGACGCGGGGCGCGAGCGTGGTGGTGAACACCCGGCCGAAGGCCGAGGGTCAGCCGGCCTCGGCCGATGCGGTGGCGCAGCGGATTCGCGACGCTGGCGGAAAGGCCGTGGCCTGCGCCCTCGCCGTCGAACAGGAGGGGGCCGGCGACCGGCTGCTGGCGGCGTCGCTGGAGGCGTTCGGCCGCATCGACGGCCTGATCAACAACGCCGGCGTGCCCGAGGCGATGAGCCTGCACAAACAGAGCGTCGAACAGGTGCGCGGCGTGTTCGACATTAACTTCTTCGGGACGCTGACGGCGACCTTGCCCCTCTATCGGCACATGCGCGAACAGGGGTCGGGACGGATCGTCATGACGACCTCGGCGGCCGGTCTGCACGGCGTCCACGGGATGGCGGCCTATTCGGCGTCCAAGGCGGCGGTGATCGGCCTGATGCGGGTCATCGCCCTGGAGGGCGTCTCGAAAGGGGTCCACGCCAACGCCGTCGCCCCGTACGCCCTGACCGGAATGACGGAGAAATACGTGGACGACGCCACGGCCGCCGCCATGCCCGCCGAACTCGTGGCCCCGGTGGTCAGCTGGCTTGTCAGCGAGAGCTGTCTGCTGAACGGAGAGACCATCGTGGCCGGGGCCGGAAAGGTCCGCCCCGCCTACCGCGTCGAAGGACCCGGCCTCGACTTCGGGCGCGACACGGACATCCCGCTGGCAGCGTTCGACGCGGTCCGAGAGACCCTGATGTCGGCCGAAAACTGGACCCGACCCTATGACGGCAACACCGCGTTCGAAGAGTTCCTGGCCGCTTCTCCTCCCAAGGCGTGA